Part of the Kamptonema formosum PCC 6407 genome, GGTATTGCCCAACATAGGATCGGAAGCCCTTTCTGGATGCGGCATCATTCCTAACACATTTCCTTGACGATTGCAAATACCTGCAATATTATTTAACGAACCGTTAGGATTGCCAACATTGCTGATTTGACCTGCACTTGTACAGTAGCGAAATAAGATTTGACCGTTATCTTCAAGTTCAGCTAAAGTATCAGCATCCGCATAGTAGCGTCCCTCACCGTGAGCAATGGGAAGGTTGATAATTTGACCGGATTTATAAGCCGAAGTCCAAAGAGTGTTAGTGCGTTCGACTTTGAGAGGGGTGCGATCGCAAATAAAACTTAAACCTGCATTTCTGGTTAAGGCCCCTGGGAGTAAACCCGCTTCGGTTAATACTTGAAAACCGTTGCAAATGCCCAAAACGGGTTTACCCAGTTTGGCGTGTTCAACAGTAGCTTTCATAACTGGAGAAAAACGTGCGATCGCGCCGCATCTCAAATAATCTCCATAACTGAAACCGCCGGGAATTACTACCACATCTAGGTCAGAAATATCCGTTTCTTCATGCCAAATCATGCGAGTAGGCTGATTTAGCAAGCCTTGAGTCACCCAAACCACATCGCGATCGCAATTTGAACCGGGAAAAACAATAACGCCAAATTTCATAATTGGTAATTGGTAATTGGTAATTGGTAATTGGTAATTGGTAATTGAGGAGAATGGGGGATTTACCTCCTCATCCTCCCCCTCTTTCCCTAGCCCCTAGTCCCTTCTTCTATAATTGGTAATGGTATTTTCCAATTAACCGTTAACTGTTAACCGTTAACCGTTAACAATTCCGTCAAATCAAAAGTATAATTCTCAATAACAGGATTAGCTAAGAGTTGGTCGCAAATACGGTCGAGTTCAAGGCGGGCTGCGGCTTCATCGACACAAGAAAGTGTCATTTCAATATACTTGCCGATCCGAATGCGCTCAACATTGTCATAGCCCATGTGTTCCAAACCAGACTGTACAGCAGTACCAGCAGGGTCTAAAACCGAGGGGCGGAGGGTGATATAAATTCGAGCCTGATATTTCTGAGTCACAGCAATGTCTGATGTCAAGTCTGACTGAAAGTTAACAATACTCATATTATCCGCCAGGTTAGCCATTCGCGATCCGCGATCGCCTAAAATCACGCGATGCTCTTTCCCGAACTGAGCTAGCCTAGAAACAAGGAAAGATTTGAATCAAGCATATCAATAAGACTGACCATGAGAACCCACCACACCCGCAGTCAGGAGCGTATTTTAAATCTGCTCAAGACCCTCAACCGCTCAATTTCAGCTCAAGATATATACTTAGAACTGCGTAACAGCGACCAAAGCATGGGTTTAGCGACAGTTTACCGTTCCCTGGATGTCTTAAAGCGCGAGGGAATTATTCAGGTGCGGACATTGGGGAGCGGGGAGTCCTTGTATAGCGTGGTACAAGAAGACCAACACCACCTAACTTGTCTGGAATGCGGGGACTCGATTCCCATTAACGAATGTCCCGTCCACGAATTGGAACGCCAGTTACAAAAGTTGCACTCATTCAAGATTTATTACCATACGCTGGAGTTTTTCGGACTGTGCAATCGCTGTGCTCTGACTCAAGAATCTTAAGTGTAGGCTACAGTCTGTTTAGGCTAATGGCTAATGGCTAATGGCTAATTGCTAATTGCTAATTGCTACCAGCCTCCTAGTCTCCTACTCTCCCTATCTCACCGATCGCGCCTAAAATAAAAAAGAGATTCATATAACTAAAAACGCGATCGTGAGCGATTCTACCCTAGAACA contains:
- the purS gene encoding phosphoribosylformylglycinamidine synthase subunit PurS; this translates as MSIVNFQSDLTSDIAVTQKYQARIYITLRPSVLDPAGTAVQSGLEHMGYDNVERIRIGKYIEMTLSCVDEAAARLELDRICDQLLANPVIENYTFDLTELLTVNG
- the purQ gene encoding phosphoribosylformylglycinamidine synthase subunit PurQ encodes the protein MKFGVIVFPGSNCDRDVVWVTQGLLNQPTRMIWHEETDISDLDVVVIPGGFSYGDYLRCGAIARFSPVMKATVEHAKLGKPVLGICNGFQVLTEAGLLPGALTRNAGLSFICDRTPLKVERTNTLWTSAYKSGQIINLPIAHGEGRYYADADTLAELEDNGQILFRYCTSAGQISNVGNPNGSLNNIAGICNRQGNVLGMMPHPERASDPMLGNTEGIKLFEGLLLAALADV
- a CDS encoding Fur family transcriptional regulator; the protein is MRTHHTRSQERILNLLKTLNRSISAQDIYLELRNSDQSMGLATVYRSLDVLKREGIIQVRTLGSGESLYSVVQEDQHHLTCLECGDSIPINECPVHELERQLQKLHSFKIYYHTLEFFGLCNRCALTQES